A single region of the Streptomyces virginiae genome encodes:
- a CDS encoding IS701 family transposase, translated as MHLVHDRPFTHRVPDSMLSELCAEIFAQLPRSDQRRKGEMYLRGLLSVGGRKSVRNIATHVGDRAAEQSLHHFISASTWDWNTVRAALGRHLERSVRPRAWVVHPVVIPKAGRHSVGVGPRFVPSLGQVVNSQHAVGVWAANDERSGPVNWRLSLGDDWRDAPLPGYPQVPEPELAATDLECAAGAAVELQGWVGGPPRPVVLDLPQADPAALARRFAAAGMPFVAAVPGSTPVTPVGPALVGHDGRGTSAHQLLRMVRTLRRAVTWTDPVTLTTRTSLVAGIPVQLPGTRRPLILLGEWTGKDSWPRRCWLSDLADTPWGPLLRLAKLSLRVGADFAAVSTQVGMVDFEGRSFGGWHRHTTLASAAHALTVEYRPRALARPA; from the coding sequence ATGCACCTCGTTCACGACCGACCGTTCACACACCGGGTGCCGGACAGCATGCTGAGTGAGTTGTGCGCGGAGATCTTCGCCCAGCTGCCGCGCAGCGACCAGCGGCGCAAGGGCGAGATGTACCTCCGGGGGCTGCTGTCGGTCGGCGGCCGCAAGTCCGTGCGCAACATCGCGACGCATGTCGGGGACCGTGCGGCCGAGCAGAGCCTGCACCACTTCATCTCCGCCTCCACCTGGGACTGGAACACGGTCCGCGCCGCTCTCGGCCGCCATCTGGAGCGTTCGGTGCGGCCCCGCGCCTGGGTGGTCCATCCGGTGGTCATTCCCAAGGCGGGCCGCCACTCCGTAGGGGTCGGGCCACGGTTCGTGCCCAGCCTGGGGCAGGTGGTCAACAGCCAGCACGCCGTCGGCGTCTGGGCCGCGAACGACGAGCGCAGCGGCCCGGTCAACTGGCGTCTCTCACTCGGCGACGACTGGCGCGACGCGCCCCTGCCGGGGTACCCGCAGGTGCCTGAGCCGGAGCTGGCGGCGACGGATCTGGAGTGCGCGGCCGGCGCCGCCGTCGAGCTGCAGGGCTGGGTGGGCGGCCCCCCGAGGCCCGTCGTGCTCGACCTCCCGCAGGCGGATCCGGCCGCCCTGGCGCGGCGCTTCGCCGCGGCGGGCATGCCGTTCGTGGCGGCCGTCCCCGGATCCACCCCCGTCACCCCGGTGGGGCCGGCCCTGGTGGGGCACGACGGCCGCGGCACGTCGGCCCATCAGCTCCTGCGGATGGTACGGACACTGCGGCGCGCGGTGACCTGGACCGACCCGGTGACCCTGACGACCCGTACGAGCCTGGTGGCCGGGATCCCGGTCCAGTTGCCCGGCACCCGCCGGCCCTTGATCCTGCTCGGCGAGTGGACGGGCAAGGACAGCTGGCCGCGGCGCTGCTGGCTCAGCGACCTGGCCGACACCCCCTGGGGTCCGCTGCTGCGGCTGGCCAAGTTGAGCCTGCGGGTCGGCGCCGACTTCGCGGCGGTCTCCACGCAGGTCGGCATGGTCGACTTCGAGGGCCGGTCGTTCGGGGGCTGGCACCGGCACACGACGCTGGCCTCGGCCGCGCACGCGCTCACCGTCGAGTACCGGCCCCGGGCGCTGGCGCGGCCCGCCTGA